The following are encoded in a window of Acidobacteriota bacterium genomic DNA:
- a CDS encoding tetratricopeptide repeat protein has protein sequence MTMNYCGRCGAANGTAARYCRQCGAELHNQAAVSSSSTPLNVEFSARSITKENRSNRFESVAPASPEKVETGKLNQPKAASKEIPPQTPATTPPVSAEETNDPKAISESLKRIRASGPLIVEAVKKKQERINQIIAESISTESKSEAKNGKKSGRLNDAKGTPAEAQTQLAPSAKTQFASSALPQTTAVTQRRATGALMQPASQRFSDSAVNGNHGQLPPQGPSSVLAQASGLEKNPNLGSKLRISLIAALVIIAASGYFLLRDRLSTPSHLLGAGRNLKSVEEQSSDLVKLGQRDREQGHYDSAIGYFQNALTLTPNNLETRFLLAQTQLSAGQTDDALRNYSAILRAVPEHLEARLQIAEIYRAAGNWTAALPEYKRVIAFDQTTPQAAFALEAIESYLSNKGTAEPPVQRKGVIPPPKPIDLPGKEVVADVTLSPPLMSSSIASIKPPVASKPEEKPDPRIVADGHKKLGLRYYNVREYPAAIKEFLSAYRLNPEDKDLLYFIGSCYYGLEQFALAHDYFVKVDSGNYVGVAQSNAARTEKAAKEEYKRRQLMKGDQLNQVKIDPNQKNKGTLNGLE, from the coding sequence ATGACCATGAATTACTGTGGTAGATGCGGAGCGGCCAACGGCACCGCTGCGCGTTATTGCCGTCAATGTGGAGCTGAGCTGCACAATCAGGCCGCCGTCTCTTCTTCTTCGACACCGCTGAATGTGGAATTTTCCGCTCGTAGCATTACCAAAGAAAATCGCAGCAACCGATTTGAGAGCGTTGCGCCTGCTTCCCCAGAAAAAGTAGAGACGGGAAAACTAAATCAACCCAAAGCGGCTTCGAAAGAAATTCCGCCCCAGACGCCTGCGACAACTCCGCCCGTGAGCGCAGAGGAAACCAATGACCCCAAGGCAATTAGCGAATCGCTCAAACGCATTCGCGCATCCGGCCCCTTGATTGTTGAAGCAGTGAAGAAAAAACAGGAACGTATCAACCAAATCATCGCCGAATCCATCTCCACCGAAAGCAAGAGTGAAGCAAAGAATGGTAAAAAATCCGGACGTCTGAACGACGCAAAGGGAACACCAGCAGAAGCACAGACGCAACTTGCGCCGTCCGCCAAAACGCAATTTGCATCGAGTGCTTTGCCTCAGACCACGGCTGTGACTCAGCGCCGGGCAACCGGCGCGCTGATGCAACCGGCGTCGCAGCGTTTCTCCGACTCGGCTGTGAATGGAAACCATGGCCAGCTTCCGCCGCAAGGCCCTTCTTCAGTTCTGGCTCAAGCATCAGGCTTGGAAAAAAACCCGAACCTGGGATCGAAACTTCGCATCAGTTTGATTGCGGCGTTAGTGATTATCGCCGCCAGCGGATATTTTCTGCTTCGCGACAGGCTCTCGACGCCGTCGCACCTGCTTGGCGCCGGAAGAAATTTGAAGAGCGTTGAAGAACAAAGCTCCGATTTGGTCAAACTAGGACAGCGTGACCGTGAACAGGGTCATTACGATTCGGCAATCGGTTATTTCCAGAACGCACTGACTTTGACCCCCAACAATTTGGAAACCCGTTTTTTACTGGCGCAAACGCAATTGAGCGCCGGCCAAACTGATGACGCATTGAGAAACTATAGCGCCATCCTTCGCGCAGTTCCGGAGCATTTGGAAGCGCGGCTGCAAATCGCTGAAATCTATCGCGCCGCCGGAAATTGGACCGCGGCGTTGCCAGAATACAAACGGGTGATTGCCTTCGATCAAACCACTCCGCAGGCGGCATTTGCGCTGGAAGCGATTGAATCTTATCTATCCAACAAAGGCACAGCGGAACCTCCTGTACAACGAAAAGGTGTCATTCCCCCTCCAAAGCCGATTGATTTGCCAGGGAAAGAAGTTGTCGCTGATGTCACGCTTTCGCCGCCGTTGATGTCTTCTTCGATTGCCAGCATTAAGCCTCCGGTCGCCAGCAAACCCGAAGAAAAGCCCGATCCACGGATTGTTGCGGACGGTCATAAAAAACTCGGTTTGCGGTATTACAACGTGCGCGAATATCCGGCGGCCATTAAAGAGTTCCTGTCCGCGTATCGATTAAACCCTGAAGACAAAGACCTGCTTTATTTCATCGGTTCCTGTTATTACGGTCTGGAACAATTTGCGCTGGCGCACGATTATTTTGTCAAAGTTGATAGCGGAAATTACGTGGGAGTCGCTCAATCAAACGCGGCGCGAACCGAAAAAGCCGCCAAAGAAGAATATAAGCGCCGTCAGTTAATGAAAGGCGACCAGCTCAATCAGGTGAAGATTGACCCCAATCAGAAAAACAAAGGAACGTTGAATGGGCTGGAATAA
- a CDS encoding VWA domain-containing protein, giving the protein MVTVPVSVTDANGNPIRNLTAEDFVVEEDGVVQQVQTLGEPGKTPLEMVLLFDVSRSIRNRFDFEREAASRFVHQVLKQGDGISIFAIGTTPKLAVPRTDSVEKAVNGAVGIQPTEDSTAFYDTIVKAAQHISDSSNPEVRRVMVVLSDGEDTNSVRFKLGDALTELQRAECLFYSINPSGPSIFLNRISVKGQDGMFKLATETGGMAFLPDKIEDLTQVFNQIAAELQAQYLLGYYSTNETNDGKFRRIRVKAAKNHELRIRARNGYFAPKD; this is encoded by the coding sequence TTGGTAACCGTCCCCGTTTCCGTAACGGATGCCAACGGAAACCCGATTCGCAATCTGACCGCCGAGGATTTTGTCGTTGAAGAAGACGGGGTGGTGCAGCAAGTACAAACTTTGGGCGAACCAGGAAAAACGCCGCTTGAAATGGTTTTGCTTTTTGATGTGTCGCGCAGCATTCGCAATCGTTTTGACTTCGAGCGCGAGGCCGCAAGCCGTTTTGTCCACCAAGTGCTCAAACAAGGCGATGGCATTTCCATTTTTGCGATTGGCACAACTCCCAAACTGGCCGTTCCGCGCACAGATAGCGTTGAGAAAGCTGTCAACGGTGCTGTAGGCATTCAGCCCACGGAAGATTCAACTGCGTTTTACGACACAATTGTTAAAGCCGCTCAACACATAAGCGATTCCTCCAATCCGGAAGTTCGCCGCGTGATGGTTGTGCTTTCGGATGGTGAAGACACAAACAGCGTGCGTTTCAAATTGGGAGACGCATTGACAGAGTTGCAGCGTGCAGAGTGCCTGTTTTACTCGATCAATCCCAGCGGACCTTCAATCTTTCTGAATCGCATCAGTGTGAAAGGTCAGGACGGCATGTTCAAACTGGCCACTGAAACCGGCGGCATGGCGTTTCTGCCTGATAAAATTGAAGACCTGACACAGGTGTTCAACCAAATAGCCGCCGAACTCCAGGCGCAATACCTTCTTGGGTACTATTCAACCAACGAAACGAACGATGGGAAATTCAGGCGGATTCGCGTGAAAGCCGCCAAAAATCACGAACTTCGCATTCGAGCGCGAAACGGATACTTCGCGCCAAAAGACTAA
- a CDS encoding PrsW family intramembrane metalloprotease yields MAALQYFILVPLLSLLPCALWLWYFSSRSRYKKLSGKVLGLTFLFGALVTLPALTLNQLGKVTLFGLIEETHFSQLLLFVLIVGPVEEGLKLLAVYFYAYRRPEFDEALDGVIYGAAAALGFAAIENVFYLAKNDPMLVLLRGPLSNPGHALFSAIWGMSLSQAKTKPNLFSKRFPVILQGWLYASLLHSLFDVLLSAASRVSLLFFGVLVAQMIALFFWVRTRIKFHSDTSPHREGTMLLPTRRYCNECGAKGTAGMRCPKCSAFIPESEELELCPICATLQRPGAKFCAKCGANIKLPANENLDTRPHFVTVSPDGEEHIAFILNSPEILIGRTLNNAFVIEHPSVSKRHARVVAEADDYSLYDLGSSNGTFVNGKRVSEIKLEDGCEVRFGRAHFIYRSQIPHEHA; encoded by the coding sequence ATGGCTGCGCTGCAATACTTCATTCTGGTGCCCCTGCTTTCACTGCTGCCATGCGCGCTGTGGCTTTGGTATTTTTCCAGCCGTAGTCGGTACAAAAAATTGTCCGGCAAAGTGTTGGGGCTGACATTTCTCTTCGGCGCTCTCGTTACTCTTCCCGCGCTCACGCTCAATCAACTTGGAAAAGTGACGCTGTTTGGCTTGATCGAGGAAACCCATTTTTCCCAACTGCTGTTATTCGTTTTGATTGTTGGGCCAGTTGAAGAAGGACTCAAACTTCTGGCTGTTTATTTTTATGCATACCGCCGACCGGAATTTGATGAAGCGCTCGATGGGGTGATTTACGGTGCGGCTGCCGCGCTGGGCTTTGCCGCAATCGAGAATGTCTTTTACCTGGCGAAAAACGACCCGATGCTGGTGCTCTTGCGCGGGCCGTTATCTAATCCCGGACACGCCCTGTTTTCGGCCATCTGGGGAATGAGTTTGAGTCAGGCCAAGACCAAACCGAACCTGTTCAGTAAACGCTTCCCCGTCATTTTGCAGGGATGGCTTTACGCGTCGTTGCTGCATTCGCTCTTTGACGTGTTGTTATCGGCGGCCTCCCGCGTCAGCCTGCTCTTCTTCGGCGTGCTGGTTGCGCAGATGATCGCGCTCTTTTTCTGGGTGCGAACGCGCATCAAATTTCACAGCGATACCTCGCCTCATCGCGAAGGCACAATGCTGTTGCCCACGCGACGCTATTGCAACGAATGCGGGGCCAAGGGCACAGCAGGCATGCGTTGCCCGAAATGCAGCGCGTTCATTCCTGAATCCGAAGAATTGGAGCTTTGTCCGATTTGCGCGACGCTGCAACGTCCAGGCGCCAAGTTCTGCGCAAAATGCGGAGCGAACATCAAACTACCTGCGAACGAAAATCTGGATACCCGGCCGCATTTCGTCACGGTCTCGCCGGACGGCGAAGAGCACATCGCTTTCATTTTGAATTCACCCGAAATCCTGATCGGACGCACGCTCAATAACGCCTTTGTCATTGAACATCCTTCGGTTTCCAAGCGGCACGCCCGCGTTGTTGCCGAGGCAGATGATTACTCCCTCTACGATTTGGGCAGCAGCAATGGAACCTTCGTCAACGGCAAACGAGTCAGTGAAATTAAGCTTGAAGATGGGTGCGAAGTTCGATTCGGACGGGCGCATTTCATTTATCGCTCCCAAATCCCCCATGAACATGCATAA
- a CDS encoding OmpA family protein, whose protein sequence is MKKTLIGLLLCGLVTIPVAAVFAQQNDKADQNQILKVSPGTKKKMTGVILSREADSLTLRDQTGGEYIIALTGSTKVEEKKGNPFRGSKKYAVTQLQQGLNVEVEGRGDSDGKLVAEKIRFKDDALVMATTVNTRVKPVEGRMTQSEERITQVESNAQRISGQIEELAAVSNAARGGAKAAQDTADAAVAGVEATNRRIDSLVSSLDDYEEKPVVFINFKVNSFKLSPEAMQTLDEVANQAKAQKAYLIEITGFASADGKADLNKKLSQNRAEAVVQYLADNHMIPLRRIITPHGYGTLNPVEDNATREGREKNRRVEVRLLVNKAVNAPPPPVEVRRPGSTGSGQ, encoded by the coding sequence ATGAAAAAGACATTGATTGGATTGCTGTTGTGCGGCTTGGTCACGATTCCAGTCGCTGCGGTATTTGCTCAACAAAATGACAAGGCTGACCAAAACCAGATTTTGAAAGTTTCACCCGGAACGAAAAAGAAAATGACCGGTGTGATTTTAAGTCGTGAAGCGGACAGTCTTACGCTTCGGGATCAAACTGGTGGTGAGTACATCATCGCTTTGACTGGCAGCACCAAGGTTGAAGAAAAAAAAGGAAATCCTTTCCGCGGATCGAAGAAATATGCTGTTACGCAATTGCAGCAAGGTCTGAATGTTGAAGTCGAAGGCCGTGGTGATTCCGATGGCAAGCTTGTCGCTGAAAAAATCAGATTTAAAGACGACGCGCTGGTGATGGCGACAACCGTCAATACCCGCGTCAAGCCGGTCGAAGGCCGCATGACCCAGAGCGAAGAGCGGATCACACAGGTTGAATCCAACGCACAGCGGATTTCAGGCCAGATTGAAGAGTTGGCCGCCGTTTCCAATGCAGCTCGCGGTGGCGCCAAGGCCGCTCAAGACACCGCCGATGCCGCCGTTGCGGGGGTCGAAGCGACCAACAGGCGAATTGACAGCCTGGTTTCCAGCCTGGACGATTACGAAGAAAAACCGGTTGTTTTCATTAACTTCAAAGTAAACAGCTTCAAGCTCAGTCCGGAAGCGATGCAAACTCTGGACGAAGTCGCCAATCAGGCGAAAGCTCAAAAAGCGTATCTGATCGAAATCACAGGTTTTGCCTCTGCTGATGGGAAAGCCGACTTGAATAAAAAGTTGAGCCAAAACCGTGCCGAAGCGGTTGTTCAATATCTGGCTGACAACCACATGATTCCACTGCGCAGAATCATCACTCCACACGGATATGGAACCCTCAATCCAGTGGAAGACAATGCTACGCGCGAAGGGCGCGAAAAGAATCGCCGCGTCGAAGTTCGTCTGCTGGTCAACAAGGCAGTCAACGCGCCGCCTCCGCCGGTTGAAGTTCGCAGACCGGGTTCCACCGGATCGGGACAATAA
- a CDS encoding FHA domain-containing protein, which produces MSTSVAPQAPVPPPPPAFTRETITPKPATPYTPPPPPVQQVVQPNSQSPSSPPAVPQSNAAAPPIPVNTSVAPLSQTATFNGPTGNLRGNPYTPDSSQQAAMSASVPPVAEAPLIRAKLIIQRGGKIGKEFPIVGIETLIGRWDADGGIFPDVDLDQDDPEAKVSRRHARIQFLNNQYLIEDMGSTNGTFINRGPRLLPGIKQPLNNGDEIIVGKTFLKFVLS; this is translated from the coding sequence ATGTCAACCAGTGTCGCGCCGCAAGCTCCGGTCCCGCCGCCGCCGCCAGCATTCACGCGCGAGACGATTACGCCGAAACCTGCAACGCCTTATACGCCGCCGCCGCCGCCAGTCCAGCAAGTCGTTCAACCAAATAGTCAGTCCCCAAGCTCGCCACCGGCAGTGCCACAATCCAATGCGGCTGCCCCGCCAATTCCAGTCAATACCAGCGTCGCGCCTTTAAGTCAGACAGCGACGTTTAATGGGCCGACAGGAAATTTGCGAGGCAATCCATACACACCGGACAGCAGCCAGCAAGCCGCAATGAGCGCATCGGTTCCACCGGTCGCCGAAGCCCCACTAATTCGCGCCAAACTGATTATCCAGCGCGGAGGAAAAATTGGGAAAGAATTCCCGATTGTGGGCATTGAGACATTGATTGGACGTTGGGACGCAGATGGCGGCATTTTCCCTGATGTGGATTTGGATCAGGATGACCCTGAAGCAAAGGTTTCACGCCGCCATGCGCGGATACAGTTTTTGAACAATCAGTATTTGATCGAAGATATGGGTAGCACCAATGGTACGTTCATCAATCGCGGGCCTCGGCTGTTGCCCGGCATCAAACAGCCTTTGAATAACGGCGATGAGATTATCGTTGGAAAAACGTTTTTGAAGTTTGTCTTGAGCTAA
- a CDS encoding protein kinase yields MTASGNTPTGIQLASGTLLVDRYKIVRRIGGGGMGSVYLAEDQNLANRPVAVKEMIEMFADESSRTKAIEDFKRESELLAKLDHPSIPTIYQYFFDSERGRYYLVMKYIDGGDLAAWQRASGGKVDEMTVAKWAIDACDVLEYIHSQNPPIIYRDLKPANLMIDGRTNRVMLVDFGIARFVAPTQKGVTAIGTMGYAPPELFAGNVQKSSDIYSLGATMFHLLTGQDPQDNPLLIFDFAKNPKPRQINPAITPEMEDMICRAVEHKPENRFPSAKDFGKELQMHLRLMQEGRRGTVGGENFYETSQSFGPINVCVNCAHELAPDDVFCAYCGTRQPTKKTTAKLIVMGTSEMSAQFPLNIEGESLIGRVDPNRGIRPEVDLSKYDPSARVSRRHARIVAQGAKFYIEDLGSANGTIVNGSLKLSQGKPHMLISGDELKLGETTLKFVVS; encoded by the coding sequence ATGACCGCTTCCGGTAATACACCAACAGGAATTCAATTGGCTTCCGGCACTTTGCTGGTGGATCGTTATAAGATTGTCCGGCGAATTGGCGGTGGCGGAATGGGTTCCGTTTATCTCGCCGAAGATCAGAACCTAGCCAATCGCCCCGTGGCTGTGAAGGAAATGATCGAAATGTTCGCCGACGAATCTTCGCGCACCAAGGCAATTGAAGATTTCAAGCGCGAATCCGAACTGTTGGCGAAACTCGATCACCCATCCATCCCGACCATCTATCAATACTTTTTTGATTCCGAACGAGGCCGTTACTATCTGGTAATGAAATACATTGACGGCGGCGATTTGGCTGCATGGCAGCGCGCCTCGGGCGGAAAAGTTGATGAGATGACAGTCGCCAAGTGGGCGATTGACGCCTGCGATGTGCTTGAGTACATCCATTCGCAAAACCCGCCGATCATTTATCGTGATCTGAAACCGGCGAACCTGATGATTGACGGGCGAACCAATCGGGTCATGCTGGTGGATTTTGGAATCGCTCGTTTCGTCGCTCCAACGCAAAAAGGAGTGACGGCAATTGGCACGATGGGTTACGCGCCGCCGGAGCTATTTGCTGGAAACGTTCAGAAAAGCTCGGACATTTATTCGCTGGGCGCGACCATGTTTCACCTGCTGACAGGACAAGATCCGCAAGACAACCCGCTGTTGATTTTTGATTTCGCTAAAAACCCGAAACCGCGACAAATCAATCCGGCAATCACCCCCGAAATGGAAGATATGATTTGTCGGGCGGTCGAACACAAGCCGGAAAACCGCTTTCCGTCGGCGAAGGATTTTGGCAAGGAATTACAAATGCACCTGCGCCTGATGCAGGAAGGCCGTCGCGGGACGGTTGGCGGCGAGAATTTTTACGAAACGTCGCAAAGTTTTGGCCCGATTAACGTCTGCGTCAACTGTGCGCACGAACTCGCGCCAGACGATGTCTTTTGCGCCTATTGCGGGACACGTCAACCGACCAAGAAAACAACGGCCAAGCTGATTGTTATGGGAACCAGCGAAATGAGCGCCCAATTCCCGCTCAATATCGAAGGCGAAAGTTTGATTGGCCGAGTTGACCCAAATCGCGGCATTCGCCCCGAAGTTGATTTATCGAAATACGATCCTTCTGCGCGAGTTTCACGGCGTCACGCGCGCATCGTCGCCCAAGGCGCGAAGTTTTACATCGAAGACCTGGGCAGCGCCAATGGTACAATCGTCAACGGCTCACTGAAGCTTTCACAAGGCAAGCCGCATATGCTGATCAGCGGCGATGAACTCAAACTCGGAGAGACGACACTCAAATTTGTCGTGTCCTAA
- a CDS encoding RDD family protein: protein MANPKYDDEAETLSPPSLNARCSAFLLDYILTLFPLSVTLALAFFVKRKLMEPEVGSFFQYVGYALVVAVLFFNWVYSYVRYGQSFGKRFFGLRVVRVDGHPMDYPTALIRLAVYLLSILLAGLGFAWMLWDKDQRGLHDMIAKTLVIKE, encoded by the coding sequence ATGGCAAACCCCAAATACGACGACGAAGCGGAAACGCTGAGTCCGCCCAGTTTAAATGCGCGTTGCAGCGCGTTTTTACTGGATTACATTTTGACGCTCTTCCCTCTTTCCGTAACGCTGGCTTTAGCCTTTTTTGTCAAACGTAAATTGATGGAGCCTGAAGTCGGCAGCTTCTTCCAATATGTCGGCTATGCTCTTGTCGTTGCGGTTCTCTTTTTCAATTGGGTTTACAGTTACGTGCGTTACGGACAGAGTTTTGGCAAACGATTCTTCGGATTACGTGTGGTTCGAGTGGATGGCCATCCGATGGATTACCCCACTGCCCTTATCCGTTTGGCGGTCTACCTGCTTTCGATCTTGTTGGCCGGGTTGGGTTTTGCCTGGATGCTTTGGGACAAAGACCAGCGTGGCTTACACGATATGATTGCAAAAACTCTGGTCATCAAAGAGTGA
- a CDS encoding SpoIIE family protein phosphatase → MPRLIVRSTPSHGDSVVELNRLRTTIGRSARNDLCVEDPFASRLHAEIRRRGDSFWISDLGSANGTLINGKRLTTQLQLSDRDLIRIGETEIEYSERADTAPARARTSILFSDSSFAPTPEATIVAGSRNSAANLISSIELAQRSPLAPQSEITQLQKTFVAEQATTPQDDTLSIISRVSLTLLSPLSLDETLQQMLECIFEVLSADRGYVMLLEQPDDPKAQPELICRAIKARMHMNTAQQNVQISHSITEQVLKQCTSVLTFDAQQDPRFQERQSIVLGGVRSVMAVPLAVENRVSGMVYVDSPYQTNRFTERDLQLLTLIAGVAAIRIENVRLLEVQQEQKRLANELAVASEIQLRLHPASPPLIEGYEMIGVSFPCYEVGGDYFDFIEKRDGRLVVALGDVSGKGTGAALLMSSVHAAVRAQATTRLSASEIVGEINQYIYDNTPSNRFVTMFYSELDPRTHQLTYINAGHNSPLLVRANGDVVSLDIGGFPVGITPFCDYREGWAELGPGDVLVIYSDGVTESLNEQGEEFGESRLVEIVQRNRGRTPAGLRDRIDEALAKFGGKAKTVDDLTLVIVKRKSMEE, encoded by the coding sequence ATGCCACGATTAATCGTTCGCTCCACACCATCACACGGCGATTCAGTTGTCGAGCTGAACCGGTTAAGAACCACCATTGGCCGCTCGGCGCGTAACGATTTGTGTGTCGAAGATCCGTTTGCTTCGCGGCTGCATGCTGAAATTCGTCGCCGGGGAGATTCTTTCTGGATCAGTGATTTGGGCAGCGCCAATGGAACGTTAATCAATGGAAAGCGTCTCACTACCCAATTACAGCTAAGTGACCGCGACCTTATTCGCATTGGCGAGACCGAAATCGAATACTCCGAGCGAGCCGATACGGCTCCGGCCAGAGCCAGAACCAGTATTCTATTTTCGGACAGCAGCTTCGCTCCGACGCCTGAAGCGACGATTGTTGCAGGATCGCGGAATTCGGCTGCCAATTTGATTTCCTCCATCGAACTGGCACAACGGTCACCCCTGGCTCCGCAATCGGAAATTACCCAGCTTCAAAAAACGTTTGTGGCGGAACAGGCCACAACTCCTCAAGACGACACCCTGAGCATCATCAGCCGCGTCAGTTTGACCTTGTTGTCTCCGCTATCGCTGGATGAAACGCTGCAACAAATGTTGGAATGCATATTCGAAGTGCTTTCGGCGGATCGAGGATACGTGATGTTGCTGGAACAGCCAGACGATCCCAAAGCCCAGCCGGAATTGATTTGCCGAGCCATCAAAGCGCGGATGCACATGAACACTGCGCAGCAAAATGTTCAGATCAGCCACTCAATCACCGAACAAGTGTTAAAACAATGCACATCGGTGCTGACCTTTGACGCGCAACAAGACCCGCGTTTTCAGGAGCGACAATCTATTGTGCTTGGTGGGGTGCGTTCTGTGATGGCAGTGCCTTTGGCCGTCGAAAATCGCGTGTCCGGAATGGTTTACGTTGACAGTCCGTACCAAACCAATCGGTTTACCGAACGCGACCTGCAATTGCTGACCTTGATTGCGGGCGTTGCGGCGATTCGCATCGAAAACGTCAGACTGCTGGAAGTTCAACAGGAACAAAAACGCCTGGCCAACGAACTGGCTGTCGCCAGCGAAATTCAGCTTCGCTTGCATCCGGCCTCACCGCCTTTAATTGAAGGATACGAAATGATCGGCGTCAGCTTCCCGTGCTACGAAGTTGGCGGCGATTACTTCGACTTCATCGAAAAGCGGGATGGACGGCTGGTGGTTGCGCTCGGGGATGTTTCCGGCAAAGGAACCGGAGCGGCGCTGTTGATGTCTTCGGTGCATGCGGCGGTTCGCGCACAGGCGACAACCCGCTTGTCAGCCAGCGAAATTGTGGGCGAAATCAACCAGTACATTTACGACAATACCCCGTCAAATCGCTTTGTCACGATGTTTTACAGCGAGCTTGACCCACGAACACATCAATTGACGTACATCAATGCCGGCCATAACTCGCCGCTGCTGGTGCGCGCCAACGGTGATGTTGTCAGTCTGGATATTGGAGGATTTCCGGTCGGTATTACACCGTTTTGTGATTACCGCGAAGGGTGGGCGGAACTTGGACCGGGCGATGTTCTGGTGATTTACTCGGATGGCGTCACGGAAAGCCTGAACGAGCAAGGGGAAGAATTTGGTGAATCGCGTTTGGTTGAAATCGTCCAGCGAAATCGAGGCCGTACCCCTGCCGGATTGCGCGATCGAATTGACGAAGCGCTGGCCAAATTCGGAGGTAAAGCCAAAACCGTGGACGATTTGACGTTGGTGATCGTTAAACGGAAAAGCATGGAAGAATAA